The following proteins are encoded in a genomic region of Flavobacteriales bacterium:
- a CDS encoding dCMP deaminase family protein: protein MIAPISGEEKQKRYDRAYLRMAMEWGKLSHCDRKKVGALIVRDNMIISDGYNGTPSGFPNQCEDEEGNTNWYVLHAEANAILKVARSTQSALGATLYLTLSPCRECSKLVLQSGISRVVYINPYKDQSGVEFLKSSGIELVHFPEQDL from the coding sequence ATGATTGCACCAATTTCAGGAGAAGAAAAACAAAAGCGCTACGACCGGGCCTATTTGCGCATGGCCATGGAGTGGGGTAAATTATCACATTGTGACCGAAAGAAAGTGGGGGCTTTAATTGTGCGCGACAACATGATTATTTCCGACGGATACAACGGTACTCCTTCCGGATTTCCGAATCAATGCGAGGATGAAGAGGGAAACACCAATTGGTATGTGTTACACGCCGAAGCCAATGCCATCCTCAAAGTTGCTCGTTCTACCCAAAGTGCATTAGGCGCTACGCTTTACCTTACGCTTTCTCCGTGCAGAGAATGCAGTAAGCTGGTTTTGCAATCCGGTATTTCCAGAGTGGTTTATATCAATCCCTATAAAGACCAAAGCGGCGTTGAGTTTTTAAAGAGTTCCGGGATTGAATTGGTCCACTTCCCAGAGCAGGACCTTTAA
- a CDS encoding fibronectin type III domain-containing protein: MKKIISIVVVLGLNLFSTLNAQLHFSYLVKKDEIIFRWVPENYVHARQYIRAGFLLEFIHTESQKRIYTESVLPDLSAFQMSNDSLREKEFLFLKKFIDEPELKDLQKEKNLAGLVLLLCDADSVLFRAMALGIKVKMPEDINTFQIRLTSRYSGEQAFIEKVNPHEQAETKLPDFRATCFRKTTRIEFANEGFPYWDLQYSLDSLHWENLFQRPLVSLNQQKHHWISDTAQLFGRRFYRLKGRTSFGTQSEGELIKSCVCYENDTLYPEIKSWKLEGNRLNLELNQQNLPLWVKKSFWLKRKSSDFTAEMFSGFPALSPNEHSAYFTWCWIRESGDTLFSNSVYVFRPDDGPPPMVDDLNGEIQQDSLIHLWWNKPLASDLYGYRIFIRYSQKEEWQELSRDIITDTFFNFSPYKNQLARNYYFSVSAVDVNRNASCPSYELFLPFRSSQAPIKPIWKRKTEKNDSLFLEFAMDWSARNYLFLINEAGPKILDVYSESLSLPQSLFTGKSSTRLVLMSKNNSGRKSVSDTLFVAPARPAVFPVFIHVQKRAGSTLVSIESGDQNARELVLYKRRAAEPNWQICKIVKTSKIDFIDRDLHPGEKYVYRVKVIHSDGAVQWSAEVEDYK; this comes from the coding sequence CAGAATCACAAAAACGTATTTATACAGAATCTGTACTTCCTGATCTTTCCGCTTTTCAGATGTCGAATGATTCATTGCGGGAAAAGGAATTTTTATTCCTTAAAAAATTTATTGATGAACCTGAATTAAAAGATTTGCAAAAAGAAAAAAATCTGGCAGGATTAGTTTTACTGTTGTGCGACGCAGATTCCGTTTTGTTTCGTGCTATGGCCTTGGGGATAAAAGTGAAAATGCCGGAGGATATAAACACGTTTCAAATTCGATTAACCTCTCGTTATTCCGGCGAGCAAGCCTTTATAGAAAAGGTGAATCCTCATGAACAAGCGGAAACTAAATTACCGGATTTTAGGGCGACATGCTTCCGGAAAACTACACGAATTGAATTTGCTAATGAAGGATTTCCCTATTGGGATTTGCAATATTCGTTGGATTCTCTTCACTGGGAAAATTTGTTTCAACGTCCACTGGTTTCGCTTAATCAGCAAAAACACCATTGGATTAGTGATACCGCTCAATTGTTTGGACGACGATTTTATCGTTTAAAGGGAAGAACCTCTTTCGGTACGCAATCGGAAGGTGAATTGATTAAATCCTGTGTCTGTTATGAAAACGACACGCTGTATCCGGAAATAAAATCCTGGAAGCTGGAGGGCAATCGTTTAAACCTGGAATTAAATCAACAGAATTTACCTTTATGGGTGAAGAAATCCTTTTGGTTAAAACGAAAATCTTCGGATTTCACAGCCGAAATGTTTTCTGGTTTTCCAGCGCTCAGCCCCAATGAACATTCTGCTTATTTCACCTGGTGCTGGATTCGGGAAAGCGGAGACACATTGTTTTCAAATTCGGTGTATGTATTTCGACCCGATGATGGTCCGCCTCCCATGGTTGATGATTTGAATGGAGAAATTCAGCAGGATAGTTTAATCCATTTATGGTGGAATAAACCTTTGGCATCCGATTTATATGGTTACCGTATTTTTATACGTTATTCTCAAAAGGAAGAATGGCAGGAGCTGAGCAGGGATATTATTACGGATACCTTTTTTAATTTTTCTCCCTACAAAAATCAGCTGGCGCGCAATTATTATTTTTCTGTTTCAGCTGTTGATGTAAACAGAAATGCTTCTTGTCCATCGTACGAACTCTTTCTCCCGTTTCGGTCTTCGCAAGCACCAATAAAGCCCATTTGGAAAAGAAAAACAGAAAAGAATGATTCCCTTTTTCTTGAGTTTGCTATGGATTGGTCTGCAAGGAATTATTTGTTTTTAATCAATGAAGCAGGACCAAAAATTCTGGATGTTTATTCAGAATCATTAAGTCTTCCACAAAGTCTTTTTACCGGTAAATCGAGTACTCGATTGGTGTTGATGAGTAAAAATAATTCCGGTAGAAAAAGTGTATCCGACACCCTGTTTGTTGCTCCTGCTCGTCCTGCTGTATTCCCGGTTTTTATTCATGTTCAAAAGCGGGCGGGCTCAACGCTTGTTTCAATTGAATCGGGCGATCAGAATGCGCGGGAATTGGTTTTGTATAAGCGAAGAGCTGCAGAACCGAACTGGCAGATTTGTAAAATAGTTAAAACGTCGAAAATCGATTTTATTGATCGTGATCTTCACCCCGGTGAAAAATATGTTTATCGGGTAAAGGTCATTCACTCGGATGGCGCTGTACAATGGTCTGCCGAAGTGGAAGATTATAAATGA
- a CDS encoding radical SAM protein: MPTEKLKIGLITPPFTQINTPYPASAYLKGFLNTLEIPSAQLDLGLNVILNLFSKKGLQSLFAQVDTGKDWSEHAQFVLAHQQEYINTISEVVLFLQGKRDSLARRISNGNFLPQPPSQRTHQEELEWAFGIMGNRDKARHLCTLYLEDLSRFIVETTDADFGFSRYAEQIGRYAREFDELDLALKQPIGFTQQIILDELEDFIQKEKPHLIAFSIPFPGNLFSGFLCAAYIKEKHPEIKTALGGGFVNTELRSLSEPRVFNYFDAVCLDDGEAPLLSVYEWISGRSTSDHLRRTFIRVNNQVNYIHSDFYSDYKQKEVGTPDYSGLRTDEYLSVIEVTNPMHSLWNDGRWNKLTLAHGCYWGKCTFCDTSLDYIRVYEFTTAKMIVDRMEELIHATGETGFHFVDEAAPPALMKELALEIIRRKLVVSWWTNIRFEKSFHSDLCRLLAASGCIAVSGGLEVASDRLLQLIDKGVSVEQVSQVCANFTDAGIMVHAYLMYGYPTQTAQETIDSLEVVRQLFENGLIQSGFWHRFALTVHSPVAQQPDKFGIRILPDQHGRFANNDLDYEETSGCDHALFSEGLKTSLYNYLHGKGFELPLSKWFNHKTPKTSLPKNLIENYLSNIPFREIKDEQQMIWTGHYHLGESKIRKGKKYSSWELFGSNENVHLELEEATSQFLNTWLHNKVICGSVKTFKKSFEENTGQNPSLFLHSETMDVFRSAGLLLV, encoded by the coding sequence ATGCCCACCGAAAAACTTAAAATAGGATTAATTACTCCACCGTTTACGCAGATTAACACTCCGTATCCGGCGAGTGCTTATTTAAAAGGTTTTTTAAACACCTTAGAAATCCCGTCAGCACAACTGGATCTGGGCTTGAATGTAATTCTGAATCTATTCTCAAAAAAAGGACTTCAGTCGCTATTTGCACAGGTTGATACGGGTAAGGATTGGTCGGAACATGCTCAATTTGTACTTGCCCACCAACAGGAATATATCAATACCATTTCGGAAGTGGTTTTATTCCTGCAAGGGAAAAGAGATTCACTTGCACGACGAATTTCCAATGGAAATTTTTTACCACAGCCGCCTTCCCAACGTACACACCAAGAGGAACTGGAGTGGGCATTTGGTATAATGGGAAATCGCGATAAGGCTCGCCACTTATGTACGCTGTACCTCGAAGATTTAAGTCGCTTTATCGTAGAAACTACAGATGCCGATTTTGGTTTTTCCCGTTATGCGGAACAGATTGGTCGTTACGCGCGTGAATTTGATGAACTGGATCTGGCATTGAAACAACCCATTGGATTTACTCAACAAATCATTTTGGATGAACTGGAGGATTTTATTCAAAAAGAAAAACCTCACTTAATTGCATTTTCCATTCCTTTTCCGGGCAATTTATTCAGCGGATTTTTATGTGCTGCCTATATCAAAGAAAAACATCCCGAAATTAAAACTGCATTGGGCGGTGGTTTTGTAAATACAGAATTAAGATCACTGAGCGAACCGCGTGTATTTAATTATTTCGATGCGGTGTGTCTCGATGATGGAGAAGCGCCCTTGTTATCGGTGTATGAATGGATTTCCGGTCGCAGTACTTCAGATCATTTGCGGCGAACATTTATTCGTGTCAATAACCAGGTGAACTATATTCATTCCGATTTTTATTCAGATTACAAACAAAAAGAAGTGGGCACTCCCGATTATTCCGGATTACGAACGGATGAATATTTATCGGTGATTGAAGTGACTAATCCCATGCACAGTTTATGGAATGATGGACGCTGGAATAAACTCACCCTGGCGCATGGTTGTTATTGGGGAAAATGCACTTTTTGTGATACGAGTCTGGATTACATCCGCGTTTATGAATTCACAACAGCAAAAATGATTGTGGACCGCATGGAGGAATTGATTCATGCAACGGGCGAAACCGGATTTCATTTTGTAGATGAGGCCGCTCCACCGGCACTGATGAAGGAATTGGCACTGGAAATTATCAGGAGAAAGTTGGTGGTAAGCTGGTGGACCAATATCCGGTTCGAAAAAAGTTTTCATTCCGACTTATGTCGCTTACTGGCTGCATCTGGTTGTATTGCTGTTTCGGGTGGACTTGAAGTCGCTTCGGATCGTTTGTTGCAATTAATCGACAAAGGCGTAAGTGTTGAACAGGTAAGTCAGGTCTGCGCTAATTTTACGGATGCCGGAATCATGGTACATGCCTATTTGATGTACGGCTATCCCACGCAAACGGCACAAGAAACGATAGATTCCCTGGAAGTGGTTCGTCAACTTTTTGAAAACGGATTAATTCAATCGGGATTTTGGCATCGTTTTGCATTAACCGTTCATAGTCCCGTTGCACAACAACCCGACAAATTCGGCATTCGTATTCTTCCGGATCAGCATGGTCGCTTTGCCAATAATGATCTCGACTACGAAGAAACTTCCGGCTGCGATCACGCTTTATTTTCGGAAGGATTAAAAACGTCGCTTTATAATTATTTACACGGAAAAGGATTTGAACTTCCATTGTCGAAATGGTTCAACCACAAAACACCCAAAACCTCTCTTCCCAAAAATCTAATTGAAAATTATTTATCTAATATCCCCTTCCGTGAAATAAAGGATGAACAACAAATGATCTGGACAGGTCACTATCACTTAGGTGAATCCAAAATCCGCAAAGGGAAAAAATACAGCAGCTGGGAATTATTCGGTTCAAACGAAAACGTGCATCTGGAATTAGAGGAAGCAACTTCTCAATTCCTTAATACATGGCTACATAATAAGGTGATCTGTGGCTCGGTTAAAACCTTTAAAAAATCATTTGAAGAAAATACCGGTCAAAACCCCTCTTTGTTTTTACACAGCGAAACCATGGACGTATTTCGATCAGCGGGTTTACTTCTTGTATAA
- a CDS encoding cold shock domain-containing protein: MNTSHTGTVKFFNSEKGFGFIRHDDNATETFVHKTGLKHDVQQNDRVRFDLEQGRKGMIAVNVEKI, from the coding sequence ATGAACACTAGTCACACCGGAACTGTAAAGTTCTTTAATTCAGAAAAAGGCTTCGGCTTTATTCGTCACGATGACAATGCAACTGAAACATTCGTGCACAAGACCGGCCTGAAACATGACGTTCAACAAAATGATCGCGTACGTTTCGACCTTGAACAAGGTAGAAAAGGTATGATTGCAGTTAATGTTGAAAAGATCTGA
- a CDS encoding S41 family peptidase yields the protein MQDLDPKEIPQRYRAYSRLTLFYPILLALALAAGIYLGGRMNTVTPGSQKETVSKLNSLLNLIEEHYVDKVDRSKLTEDAIREILDGLDPHSAYMSPEDAKQAREELSGKFGGVGIQFLVYKDTLTVTHVIPNGPSETAGIQAFDRIIEVDGKSMARKNITTEDVFDRLRGDIGTEVKLKIMRPGQRKPLAFTITRDAIPVSTVEASIMLDAQTGYIRLSQFGAQTYSDFLGAVHKLQKRGMSKLILDLRDNGGGYLDEANKIADEFLESGKLIVYTEGEHSPRQTYKSTQKGRLKDTPVAILVNHNTASASEIVSGAIQDNDRGTIIGRRSFGKGLVQQEMKPFNDGSSVRLTIARYYTPTGRCIQKPYGQGIDYEMEQVERFEHNEFFVPDSSIFVDSLKFKTPKGKIVYGGGGIMPDVFVPIDTSGRSEYYTELLYSRVYSEFAFDFVERHKPQLNRYANADAFVKSFTVEDADLNLLYALAERQGIKFRTAEANHSKGLIIQQLKAEIARLIWNADGYYSVIMQRDADVRKALEVLK from the coding sequence ATGCAAGATCTTGATCCAAAAGAAATACCTCAACGTTACAGGGCCTATAGCCGTTTAACGTTATTTTACCCCATTCTTTTGGCGCTTGCATTAGCAGCAGGTATTTACCTGGGCGGAAGAATGAATACCGTTACTCCGGGTTCACAAAAAGAAACCGTTTCCAAATTAAATAGTCTGCTTAATCTCATTGAAGAGCATTATGTGGACAAGGTAGACCGCTCTAAATTAACCGAGGACGCCATTCGCGAAATTTTGGATGGACTTGATCCGCACAGTGCCTATATGAGTCCGGAAGATGCCAAACAAGCGCGTGAGGAGTTATCCGGAAAATTTGGTGGTGTAGGTATTCAGTTTTTGGTTTACAAGGACACCCTCACTGTTACACATGTTATTCCCAATGGGCCATCCGAAACTGCCGGCATTCAGGCTTTCGACCGGATTATTGAGGTCGACGGAAAATCGATGGCGCGAAAAAACATTACTACAGAAGATGTTTTTGATCGCCTCAGGGGTGATATAGGCACCGAAGTGAAACTTAAAATTATGCGTCCGGGTCAACGCAAACCGCTCGCTTTTACCATCACCCGTGATGCCATTCCGGTTTCTACAGTGGAAGCCTCCATTATGCTCGATGCGCAAACCGGATATATCCGCCTTTCACAATTTGGTGCACAAACCTATTCCGATTTCCTTGGTGCGGTTCACAAACTTCAAAAGCGTGGTATGAGCAAACTGATTCTCGACCTTCGCGATAATGGAGGAGGCTATCTGGATGAGGCCAATAAGATAGCTGACGAGTTTTTGGAATCCGGTAAATTGATCGTTTATACCGAGGGAGAACATAGTCCGCGACAAACTTATAAATCGACTCAAAAAGGCCGACTCAAAGACACACCGGTAGCAATTTTGGTGAATCACAATACGGCCTCGGCTTCTGAAATTGTTTCGGGCGCGATACAGGATAATGACAGAGGTACCATTATTGGTCGACGTTCCTTTGGTAAAGGACTTGTACAACAAGAAATGAAACCATTTAACGATGGCTCTTCCGTTCGTTTAACCATCGCCCGTTATTATACGCCAACCGGACGTTGTATTCAAAAACCATATGGACAAGGAATCGATTATGAAATGGAGCAGGTGGAACGTTTTGAGCACAATGAATTTTTCGTTCCGGATAGTTCTATTTTTGTTGACTCCTTAAAATTTAAAACGCCAAAAGGAAAAATCGTTTATGGCGGAGGCGGAATTATGCCTGATGTTTTTGTGCCTATCGACACGAGTGGAAGAAGCGAATATTATACCGAACTTTTATATTCGAGAGTGTACTCGGAATTTGCTTTCGACTTCGTAGAGCGCCATAAACCGCAACTGAACCGTTATGCAAATGCCGATGCTTTTGTAAAATCGTTTACCGTAGAAGATGCCGATTTAAATTTGCTTTACGCCTTGGCAGAACGCCAGGGAATAAAATTTAGAACCGCCGAAGCAAATCATTCCAAAGGCTTGATAATTCAGCAGTTAAAAGCAGAAATTGCGCGCTTAATTTGGAATGCCGATGGTTATTATTCGGTAATTATGCAAAGGGATGCGGATGTTCGCAAAGCCCTGGAAGTGCTCAAATAA